The stretch of DNA CAGCTGCTGTGTCAGTGCGCAGGAAAGCTGGCACATCGGCCGGAAGCGTGGTTGCGGCCAGTCGATTGATCATACGATGGCCATCGCTTCCCCAGCCAAAGCTGGAGAGCGGGGTAAAGGAAGTAAGAATCAGCGTGCAGGCAGCAAGACGTCGGAGCGGTTCAGTACGCATTATTCGAAGTATATCGAGGAGGGTCTTACGGAAGATGAATATAGCTTCACGAAAGTGATGAAAGACGAACGCAAACATGGCGTTCACGAGGGTTAGTTTATTACGGGAAAAAAGGGCACTTTCGTAAGAAGCTAAAAAATTAAATCGCTTGCGGGAGTTACCATCGTATACTAGGGTAACACTAAAGTTGTAGGTGTCTCCGGTCCACTGCCACGTTGCCAAGTGGGAGATAGGATCTGTGGGGCCAGTTGCGAAGACGTGGGCGAATTGATTTGAAAAAGACGAAGACAGTGATGATCCTTTCCGGATGCGTGGCAGGGTATCTCCTGTTCGGCGCAGCGGCTCGTCTTTATTGGGGCTCCTCTGTCAATAATTTAATCGCTGCGGCGGTGCTTGCCGGAGCGATTCCGCTGCTGCTCGTTCTGGTCGCCCAGATGCGTTCCGGTGACATGTCCAAGCAGAAGAGTCCGCGTGCCGAGCTCGCGGAAGCGCTGCTTCACTCCACAAGTCCCATGGTGCTGGCAACGGCGATGGATGGCAGCTTTACGTATCTGAATCCATCGGCCGAACGGGTGCTTGGAATGCGCGCTTCGGATCTCATCGGCAGAGCAAAGATGATGGAGATCTTTGCGCCGGGTGAGATGGAGAGAATCAGCCAGTGGCTGCGTAAACTGCATCCGGATGCCGCATCTGGGCCGGTTGTTCCGTCAGACCCAATGCGGGAATGCGTCAACTACGTCCTGCAATTCCCTCCCAGCCAACTTCGTGGGATCGATTTGCAGCTTCGCCGCAATGACGGGAACACGTTTCCGGCCACGCTCTATTTGTCGGCCATTCGTGGAACGGACGGAAAGCCCTCCGGCATATTGGCCGTTGCGCTGGACCAGACACTGAGCCATCGCCAGGAGCGGGCGCTGCGTGAGTCCCGAGAGCGATACCGGGATCTGTTTGAAAATGCAAACGAGATGATCGCCACGCTGAATCCGGCTGGCCAGTTTGTTTACGTCAATCCTGTCTGGAAATCATGCTTTGGCCTGGGTGATAGCGACTTCAACAAGCTTGAGTCGCTGGAGATGGTCTTCAGCGAGGATTGCCGCTCCGAGGTTGGCAGACTTTTCCGGCTGGCGATGGAGGGCGAAACAGTCGAGCGGGAGCCGGTTCGCACGCACACGTTGGATGGCCGGGTGCTGGACCTGGAACTGAGCCTGAGCCGCAGGCAAAAGGGCGACAATCCTCTGGCAATCCGCTGCCTTCTGCGCGACATCACCCCGCAGAAGCAACGCGAGCGGAGATTGGCGCTGCAATTAGTGGTGAGCCAGATTGTGGGCCAGAGCACTTCGCCGGAAGTCGCTTCGATGCGCATTCTGGAATCGGTTTGCCTCTCGCAAGGCTGGGACGCGGCGATTCTGTGGACGGTCAATGAGGAAGAGGAACGGCTGCAGTTCTACTCCGCCTGGGGTGCACCGGGGAAAAAGAGCGAGGCACTGATCCAGGAAAGCATGGGGCAGTCGATCGGCAAGGGTCCGGAGCTGCCAGGGCGCGTGTGGGTGCAGGGCCGCCCAGTATGGATGGAAGATCTGGCCGCCACGCTGGCTGCTGGGCCGGCTGCGGTCCGGCTGCAGGCAGCGTTGCGCCACGGGCTTGTAACCGGCTGGGCGATTCCGGTGCGCGTGGGCAACAACCTCATTGCAGTTCTCGAGTTTTACTGCCACCAGCGCCATCGCGAGGAACGCGAGACGATGGCGACGCTGGAAACTGTCTCTTCGTCTCTGGGCCAGATGCTGGCGCGTTCGCGCGAGCAGGGCCGAGTGGAGGAGCTGCATCGCACTCAGGAAATTCTGCTGGACACGATTGAAGATGGGATCTGCGGCGCGGACCGCAACGGGCTGGCCAGCCTCGTGAATCCTGCGGCGGGACGGCTGCTCGGAGCTTCGCCCGCTGAGCTTACCGGCGCTTCGGTTCACGATCTGCTGCATGGCTCTATGCCCGGCGGCAGCCGGTGCGGCGACGACTGTGTCTTGCTGCGGGCACTAACGCGCAAGCTGTCGGCCTCAGCGGAGATCACCGTGTATCGCCGCGATGGCAAGTCGTTTCCGGCGGAGTTTTCGCTGACGCCCATCCTCGAACAGGGCCGCTACACCGGATCTGTCCTTAGCTTCCGCGATATCAGTCAGCGGTATGCACTCGACCGCATGAAAGACGAGTTCGTCTCGACGGTAAGCCACGAACTGCGCACTCCGCTCACTTCGATTCGAGGAGCGCTGGGTTTGCTCTCGGCCGGATTGCTGGGCACCGTGAGCGACAAGGCTGCCAATCTGCTGCGGATTGCGCTTTCGAATTCGGATCGGCTGGTGCGGCTGATCAATGACATTCTCGATCTGGAGCGCATCCAGAGCGGTCGTGAGCCGCTCACCTTCCGTCCGATTGCCTTGAGCGAGATTGTGCGGCAGGCGATCGACGGCATGCAGCCGGTGGCCGATGCCGCGAATGTTCAGTTGATCCACGACTCCAACGTGGTGCAGGTCTCCGCCGACCCGGATCGGATGCTGCAGGTGATCACCAACCTGCTTTCAAACGCGGTGAAGTTCTCGCCCGAAGGCGCGACTGTTTCGGTGACACTACGCGAGGGCTCGAACTCCATGACGCTCTCGGTAATCGACCAGGGTCGCGGCATTCCAGCCGACAAGCTGGACTCGATCTTTGACCGCTTCCAGCAGGTCGATGCCTCCGATTCGCGGCAAAAGGGCGGCAGCGGCCTCGGACTGGCAATCTGCCGGACGATCGTGCAGCAGCACGGTGGCCGAATCTGGGCGGAGCGCAACAACGTCCGCGGCTCGACCTTCCGCGTGGTTTTACCGCTTCAGCCGCATGTGACGTCCACGCCGACGGCAACCCCTATCGACGAACCGGATCGCGGCCGGGTTTTGCTGGCCGACGCCAACCTCTCGACGCGACCCCTTGTCGCCAACCAGTTGCGCCGCCAGGGTTATCGCGTCGTGGAAACCGGCACGGTCGAAGAGACGCTTGCGGCGCTATCAACTGGCGTGGATTCGGAACATCCCGATGGGGTACAGGGCGGAATCGAAGCGATTCTGGTGGATATCTCGCTGGACGGGTTGAACGGATGGGAGATTTTGCCTCGCCTGCGTATGGAGCCATCGGCGGCTGGCGTTCCGATTGTGCTGCTGAGCGTAGACCATCCCAATCCTTCTCTTCCGATTCCTACCGGCGCGGATGGTTGGGTTTCGCAGTCGCCGAATGACGAAACGCTGTTGAACGAGCTGGCTCGGGTTCTTTCCAGTCCCGGGGAAAAGGCGCGCATTCTGGTGGTCGAAGACGATGTGGACCTCGCGCGCGTCATCGGCGCGGTCTTTGCCAAAGATGGCATCGACGTGATGCTGGTGCACACACGGCAGGCTGCGCTCGATGCCTGTGTCTCCTTCCTGCCGCAATTGCTCGTGTTGGACCTCTCGCTGCCGGATGGGGATGGTTTCAACGTGGTGGACTGGCTGCGCCAGCATGAGGATCTGGCTCATCTGCCACTAGTGGTGTATTCGGCCCGGGAGATTCCGCCGGCGGAACGATCTCAGCTGCAGCTTGGACCGACTCACTTCTTGACGAAGGCGAAGGTACAGCCGCAGCAGTTGGAGTCGCTGGTCTTGACGATGCTGCGCCGTTCGCGTCAGATGGAAGAATCCCTTTGCCTCGTACCTCCAAGCAACCCCGATCAGCCGCGAGGTTCTGCGACGGACTGAGTCTGCGCCAGTAATTGAAACTCGTGCGTTGCCATTTGTAAGTATGTATAGGAGTACCGCTTGTCCCGCCGAATTCTGATCATTGACGATGAAGACGATATTCGCCAGGTCGCCGCGCTCAGCCTCGAAACCGTAGCTGGGTGGGATGTGATCGTGGCTAACTCTGGCGCGCAGGGGCTGCTGCGTGCCGCCGAACACCAGCCCGACGCGATTCTGCTGGATGTCATGATGCCTGGGATGGATGGGCCGACGACTTTTCGCGAATTGCGCAAGAACCCGGCTACGGCAAAGATTCCTGTACTGCTGCTGACGGCCAAAGTGCAGGGCCCGGACCAACGGCGATTCGCGGATCTGGGCGTGGAGGCGGTGCTGATGAAGCCGTTCGATCCCCTGACGCTGTCGACCCAGATGGAGAAGATTCTCGGCTGGGAATGATGCAGTGTTGACGCACTGCCGTCCAGGCGCAAAGACATTATGGCCAGTACGCCTCCTGAAACTCGACCAGCCACGCCGCCATCCCTTTCAGACGCCCTGAATCGTCTGTGGGTGAAATTCTTGCCGGATATCGAAAATCGCGTCTCGATTCTGGAAGCTGCGGTTAGGGCGCACGCTGACGGCCACCTGTCGGAGGAGCATCGCGGGGCGGCTCACGCAGCGGCGCATAAGCTGGCTGGAACGCTGGGCACATTTGGGCTGCATCGTGGGACCGACCTTGCCAGGCAGATTGAGTTGGAGTTTGCCGATGAGTTGCCCAGCACCGCTCAGGTATCTTTGTGGATTGCGGAACTTCGCAGCGTGATCGAGCGTCGTCAATAACAGCGAGATGAATCACGGACCATTGGCGCGGATCGGCCTGAGTTTGATTGTGCTGGGTATTCTGTTTCTTGCCGCGGCTGGGCTTGCCCGATTGGGGTGGCCGCTGGGGCGGTTGCCGGGAGATATTTCGGTTCGCGGAAAGCACTTCGCCTTCTATGCGCCGATTGCCACCTGCCTGCTGTCGTCCGTCGTGCTTACGCTGTTGTTCTGGCTGGTTAGCCATTTCCGGCGATAAGATGCGCTACGCTTGTGAACGCTCATCGAGGAGTTACCGGGCAGCGCCTTGCACTGGCTTGGCCTGCGTGTAGTCGGCTGGAATAGCGAAGAACGCCGGGTTGGGTTCGTTGCGGTTCAACTGCGTGACAGTCATCGCGACACTGCCCGTCCGCGGATCGCTGTGCTTGACGATCAGGTTCATGTGAAGATCGTCCGAGTACCAGAACTCGTCTGTGACCGGGATTTCCTTGCCCATGCCGCTGGCTTCTGCTGGGATTTCCTGTGTCTCGCGAACGCCATGTGCGAGCACACCGGCGATTTCGCGCATTCCCAGATCTTCTTCCCGTGTGAATTGACTTTGCGGAAGGCTGCGGGCCGTCGGCGAGGCGAGCAGTTGCGGCGGCTCCGTTGACGGCGGGTGATTCACGATTGCTGTCGAGAATGTCTTGTTGGCTGGATCGAGATAAGCCGTAGTTCTGGATACGGGATCGTAGAGATGAATGCTTTGGATCGCAGGGATCACATTGTCCGAAACCGAAACGAGCATTCTCGACTCGTTGTGGATGCGGCCCTGACTGTCACGGCCAATCTCCCGAATCGTCCTGAGATTGACCAATGCGCCATCGCTTTGAACGATGGATCTCTCGACCTGCACAACGCCCTTAAAGGGAGCATTCGCCACTGGTGTGACGAAAATATCCGGCCGAGCTTGGGCAAAAACTGCCGGAGCGGCGATAGCGAAGCCGAGCAAAAGCGCGCCAGACCAGCCGGCGAGTGATTGGCGGGAAGGCACGAGCACCTCCAGAGAAATCCGTCGGGGCAAGAATAGTCCAATCCTGAAGGGCATTCAAGGACAAAACTGGCTGATCGGAACTGGCACCCGGTTTCAGGGAATCGGCTCATTGCGTAGGTACGAACGATTACACTTTGTGTTGGTGAGTGCAAAGACTTCATCCTCGAAACAGCCCGCGACGCCGCAACTAGACCTGCTCTTTGAGGTGGCTGCTCCGGTCGAAGAGGCGATCCCGAAGGTTGCCCCGCGGCGCAGCCGGGAGCGGCGAACGTGGCTCGTCCATCAGCTCGTCTCCGAGGCACGGGAGCTGGTCGAGGCGGAATTCGGCGATGTCTGGGTCGAAGGAGAAATCTCCAACTTCCGTCCGGCGTCTTCAGGCCACCTGTATTTCACGCTGAAGGATGCCGAGGCGCAGCTTCCTGTGGTGCTCTTCCGCCGCCAGGCGATGCTGCTTCGCTTCCGGCCGGAAGATGGCCTACAGGTTCGAGTACGCGGCAAAGCCAGCGTCTACGAGCAGCGGGGTCAGCTTCAGCTTGTGGCGGAAACGATGGAGCCTGTGGGCGCAGGCAGCCTGCAACTGGCCTTTGAACAACTGCGCGACAGGCTGAAAGCCGAAGGGCTATTTGACGCGGAGCGGAAGCAGCCACTGCCGGCATTTCCACGCACCGTTGCGGTGCTGACATCTCCAACCGGGGCAGTGATCCGAGACTTTCTGAACATTGTGAGGCGGCGCAATTCGGGATTGAATGTGCTGGTTGTCCCGATGGCCGTGCAGGGCGACAATGCGGCGGGAGAGATTGAGTCCGCAATTGCGATGACAAATGATTCTGGCCTTGCGGACCTGATCGTGCTGGCGCGCGGCGGGGGATCTCTGGAAGATCTTGCTGCGTTCAACAGCGAACGCGTGGCGCGGGCTGTTGCCGCTTCGGCTTTACCGGTAGTTTCAGCGGTTGGCCATGAAACTGATTTTACGATTGCCGATTTTGTGGCTGATCTGCGCGCTCCAACGCCTTCGGCTGCGGCGGAGCTGGTGACGGAAGCCCAGCATAAGGTCGAGGAGTTAATCGCGGTGCTCTCAAATCGTCTGATCCGGGCAGCGCGGTTTCAGCTTTTGCAGGCCCGGCAAAGTCTGGCGCATCTCCCCGTGGCATACACGCAGCAGCGCGTCGCATCGACCATCCACCGGCTCCAACAACGGCTGGACGATCTTGGCTTCCGTATGGAATCGGCGATGAATGAAATGCTCCGCGAACGCCAGCGGACAGTTGGCGAGCTGACGGCGGCTATTCTCAGCCATGATCCGCGACAAGAGCTCAGCGCGGCCCGCGAACTGCTCGCTTCCTGCCAGTCGCGCCTTGATTATTCGCTGCATCGGCGCTTGGCGGCGGCCAGGTTTCGCTGCGAGTCGGTGGACGCGCGGCTCTATCGCTCGACACAGATTTCCATGACCGCGCATCGGTCCGATTGGACCAATCTGCGCGGCAGGCTGCAGGCGCTATCGCCGGTGGCTGTACTGCAACGCGGCTACGCTCTCGTACAAAATGAGAACGGAGTTGTCGTTCGCTCGGCAGGCCAGCTTGTAGTTGGCGAGACGGTCCAGACGCGGCTGGGCGATGGTGGTTTCTCGAGCAACGTCACGGCGGTCAACGTCATGACAATCCAGCCCAACAAAAAGAAAAAGGACAAACCAACTTCCAAATGAGACAGCTTTTCGGCACCGACGGCATTCGCGGCATTGCAGGCACGGCACCACTCGACACAAACACGATCTACGCCGTCGGGCTCGCCCTGGCGCACCAACTGAGACCCGGCGCTCTTGCGAATGGATTGGTAGGTGCGAGGGTGATCCTGGGAAGGGATACGCGGGAATCGAGCCCTTGGATTACGAAGATGCTCGCCGCCGGGCTGCGCGCAGGCGGTGCCGAGGTTGAGAGCGCCGGCATCGTACCTACGCCCGCGATTGCGCATCTGGCGCACACGCACGGCTTCCATGCGGGAGTGGTGGTCTCGGCAAGCCATAATCCGTGGGAAGACAACGGGATCAAGCTCTTTGGTCCCGATGGAAAAAAGCTGCCCGATCAGACGGAACTTGCGATTGAAGAGGTGATCTTCAAGCATGCGATTGCGACGACTCCGCCGGATATGGCTGATGTGCCGGAGATCGAGGATCAGTTGCACTATGCCGAGGAATATGTGGCCTACTTGCTGGCTGCGGTTCCCGGTTTGCGTCTTGACGGGATTGCCGGGCATAGCATCGTGGTCGATTGCGCCAACGGCGCGGCGGCTGCGGTTGCGCCGAAGATTTTCGCTGCGCTGGGCGGGAATGTGACTTTGCTCAATATCTCGCCGGATGGGCGAAATATCAATGACCATTGCGGGGCGCTGCACCCGAAGACCGTAGCTGTCGAGGTTGCGCAGCGCGGGGCAAACCTTGGGATCACCTTTGATGGTGATGCCGACCGCTGTCTCTTTGCCGGGGCTTCCAACAATGTCATCAATGGAGACGCGATTCTGCTGATGGCTGCGCGCGACCTGCAGGAGCGAGGACTGCTAACGGACAACGTGATTGTGGCTACCACCATGTCAAACATGGGGCTGGAAGCTGCGCTGAAGCGGTCCGGGATTACGATGCTTCGCGCTCAGGTGGGAGATCGCTACGTACTGGAACTGATGCAGCAACGGAATGCGGCGCTGGGCGGCGAGCAGTCGGGGCACATCCTGTTTCCGCATTTGGCGACTACAGGCGATGGGTTGCTGACTTCGCTGGTGGTGCTGGACCTGATCGCACGCACCGGCAAGGCGGTCGAGGAATTAACCGCGGACCTCAAGGTCTTTCCGCAGGTAATTGTGAATGTGAAGGTGCGCGAGAAGAAGCCGCTTGAAGACATTCCCTCAGTCGCGGAGCGCATCCGTGCGGCAGAGGCTGAGTTGGCTGACTCGGGGCGCGTAGTTATCCGCTACTCAGGCACGGAGGCTTTAGCGCGAGTGATGATTGAAGCAGAGAGCGAAACCGCGATGAAGCACCATGCGGAAGCTATCGCCGGAGCTATCCGATCGGAGCTGGGCATCGAAACAAGTCAATCGTAGAGACACGAACGTGAGAATACCCTAATTTCTCATCGACAACACTTCCCTCTCCTGGCTACAGAATTGCTGGCTTGAAGTGAACCAGTGCAGGTAGCACTTCCCCGGGAGGTCGGTGTTGCAACGGATTAAGAGTTCAGAGCCTGTTCTCGATTTGTCTTCGGCTGCCGTTTCTGCCAAGCAACCCTTCCGCCTGATAGAAGAATTTCCTTACTTTGGGAAAAAGGCGTCCTGCTGGAACGGCCGGGCCGCAGTGGAGAAGCGCGGGACAACTGGATTGCTCTTCTGGAACTAGATTCCTCTCATTTAGGTGCTCTAAGCCGTCTTGGGGGGAATTCTCGCTGCTGCGGGAGAAAACCAGCTCGCGCTCGAGATCTTCTGGAATGCTGTAGCGCTGCATCTAGGCGATCCGATGTTCCTGGTGAACCTGGCTAACATACTGATCAAAGAGGATCAGTATGAGCTGGCGCGGGAGCAGTTGGAGCGGGCGCTCAGTCTCGATTCGAATTTCCGGCCTGCGCATGCTGGCTTGGCTTTTCTGTTGCCCCGCCTGGGTGAACCGGGGATGGCTACACGGCATGGACGCATTGCATTTCAAGGCCGATGTCTGGTTGGATCGCAATACCGGGGCGATGCGACGCCGATCACGGTTTTGGAGCTGATTTCGACGCGTGGGGGCAATGTTCGCATACAGAATTTCCTGAGCGGTCAAATCTTTCAACGTTATCTTGTCACTGCCGAGTTCTATGACACCAACACTCCGTTACCGCCGCATCAACTGGTGGTCAACGCGATTGGGGATGCGGACGCGGCTGGCGCGGCGCTGGCTGGGGCGAGCGCTTTGTTGGCGCACACGACGGCTCCGGTGATCAATCCTCCCGGAGCAGTGTTGGCTACGGGCCGTGCTGCTGTTGCACGGCAGCTGGCTACGATACCAGGGATTGTCACTGCCCGGACTGCTTCGGTACACCGTGATTTGCTCACCGGGCCGGATGCTTTGGTCAGTCTCGTGGAGATGGGATTTGCGTTTCCATTGTTGCTTCGATCGCCGGGATTTCATGGGGGCGAGCACTTTCTGCGGCTTGAAACTGGGGCGGAGTTGCCAGCTGCGCTTGATGCGCTGCCGTGACGCGAGTTGCTGGTGATGCAGTATCTCGACGCTCGCGGACCGAATGGAAAGTTTCGCAAGTATCGAGTGATGATGATTGATGGGCGGCTCTATCCGCTGCATTGCGCTGTTTCACATCATTGGAAAATTCATCACTTCAGCGCAGAGATGGAGGATTATCCGGAGCATCGCGCCGAGGATGCTGCTTTTCTGGGCGATATGCCCGCTGTGCTCGGACCGCGCGTGATGGCGGCGCTTGAAGCGATTCAGGCTGTTCTCAGCCTCGATTATGGCGGCATTGATTTTGGCGTCTATGCGGACGGCGATCTGCTGCTCTTCGAAGCCAATGCGGCGATGGTGATTTTACCGACCGTCGAGGATGCGCGATGGGATTATCGGCGGCCTGCTGTGGAGCGAGTTGGCCGGGCTGTCCATAGATTGCTGGTGGCGAGAGCGAGACCAGAAGCAAGAACTTAGTATGCAACGCACCAAGATAAGGCCAGTGATGCGGCCTTCGATATAGAAGCCTGCAGTCTGTGAATGGACGAAGAAAAACGCTCCGTTTCCACAACCTTTCTTCTACTCAGTGTTCCAGAAGATATGTAGGCGCCTGCATTCCGCAGTAGGGTCTTCACTTCCGGTATCTGGCAAGTAATCTATCTCGTCGCAGCTTTTCTCTGCGAAAAGCTCCTCTCAGATGTGCCTCAAAACCATAGTTGAAGTGGAGATAGTCCAGAGTAAACTCCCGGCAGAGCCGGCACACCCATGCAACGCAGGAGAATGCAACATGAACGGTTTGTTGAAGAAGCTCACCTTTGCGGCGCCTATCGTCGCCGTTGTACTTACCCTTACTCCAATTGCCGCTCAGGCGCAAGAGATCTTTCCGATTGAAGGCGGTCGGACCACGGTAACTCTGTCGAAGGCTTTCCTGGCTGATGTAACAGCCATCAAAGCAACTCCGACGTCCATTGTTCCCTCGCAACTCTACAACAACCAGATATTCTTCCCCATAACTTCGGGCGCAATCAGCCTCGATACGGCGACGGGGCAGATACTGCATTCCGGCGGCATAACCCTTACTGCCGGAACAAAGGTAGTGCGGTTGGATAGCTTCATTCTCAACACGCTGGGCGAGCAGCCTTATGTTACAGCCCTGGTTGTAGCCAATGGCAGGTTTCTCGGCCGCATCAATGTTTTTGACGCGGAACTTTCGAGCGACCTCAAGCTCCCGCTTGTGCCGGAAGACGGAGACTTTTTCCTTTCAGGCACCAAGCTGACCCTCGACCCGGCTGGAGCCGCCGCCTTAAATGATGCCTTCGGAGTCAAGACCTTCGAAGACAATCTTTATATCGGTTATGCTCTGTCTCTTGTGTTCGTCCCACTCAACGCAGACGGGATCTAACTTATTACGACCGAGGCATTCTGCGACCGGAGGAATGCCTCGGACTCACACTTAACATGATATTTCCCCGAACAGAGTCGACTTGCCTGCTATCTTGAAAA from Acidicapsa acidisoli encodes:
- a CDS encoding Hpt domain-containing protein — encoded protein: MASTPPETRPATPPSLSDALNRLWVKFLPDIENRVSILEAAVRAHADGHLSEEHRGAAHAAAHKLAGTLGTFGLHRGTDLARQIELEFADELPSTAQVSLWIAELRSVIERRQ
- the glmM gene encoding phosphoglucosamine mutase, producing MRQLFGTDGIRGIAGTAPLDTNTIYAVGLALAHQLRPGALANGLVGARVILGRDTRESSPWITKMLAAGLRAGGAEVESAGIVPTPAIAHLAHTHGFHAGVVVSASHNPWEDNGIKLFGPDGKKLPDQTELAIEEVIFKHAIATTPPDMADVPEIEDQLHYAEEYVAYLLAAVPGLRLDGIAGHSIVVDCANGAAAAVAPKIFAALGGNVTLLNISPDGRNINDHCGALHPKTVAVEVAQRGANLGITFDGDADRCLFAGASNNVINGDAILLMAARDLQERGLLTDNVIVATTMSNMGLEAALKRSGITMLRAQVGDRYVLELMQQRNAALGGEQSGHILFPHLATTGDGLLTSLVVLDLIARTGKAVEELTADLKVFPQVIVNVKVREKKPLEDIPSVAERIRAAEAELADSGRVVIRYSGTEALARVMIEAESETAMKHHAEAIAGAIRSELGIETSQS
- a CDS encoding DUF2905 domain-containing protein — its product is MNHGPLARIGLSLIVLGILFLAAAGLARLGWPLGRLPGDISVRGKHFAFYAPIATCLLSSVVLTLLFWLVSHFRR
- a CDS encoding response regulator; translated protein: MSRRILIIDDEDDIRQVAALSLETVAGWDVIVANSGAQGLLRAAEHQPDAILLDVMMPGMDGPTTFRELRKNPATAKIPVLLLTAKVQGPDQRRFADLGVEAVLMKPFDPLTLSTQMEKILGWE
- a CDS encoding ATP-grasp domain-containing protein, producing the protein MMQYLDARGPNGKFRKYRVMMIDGRLYPLHCAVSHHWKIHHFSAEMEDYPEHRAEDAAFLGDMPAVLGPRVMAALEAIQAVLSLDYGGIDFGVYADGDLLLFEANAAMVILPTVEDARWDYRRPAVERVGRAVHRLLVARARPEART
- the xseA gene encoding exodeoxyribonuclease VII large subunit, yielding MSAKTSSSKQPATPQLDLLFEVAAPVEEAIPKVAPRRSRERRTWLVHQLVSEARELVEAEFGDVWVEGEISNFRPASSGHLYFTLKDAEAQLPVVLFRRQAMLLRFRPEDGLQVRVRGKASVYEQRGQLQLVAETMEPVGAGSLQLAFEQLRDRLKAEGLFDAERKQPLPAFPRTVAVLTSPTGAVIRDFLNIVRRRNSGLNVLVVPMAVQGDNAAGEIESAIAMTNDSGLADLIVLARGGGSLEDLAAFNSERVARAVAASALPVVSAVGHETDFTIADFVADLRAPTPSAAAELVTEAQHKVEELIAVLSNRLIRAARFQLLQARQSLAHLPVAYTQQRVASTIHRLQQRLDDLGFRMESAMNEMLRERQRTVGELTAAILSHDPRQELSAARELLASCQSRLDYSLHRRLAAARFRCESVDARLYRSTQISMTAHRSDWTNLRGRLQALSPVAVLQRGYALVQNENGVVVRSAGQLVVGETVQTRLGDGGFSSNVTAVNVMTIQPNKKKKDKPTSK
- a CDS encoding PAS domain S-box protein; the encoded protein is MKKTKTVMILSGCVAGYLLFGAAARLYWGSSVNNLIAAAVLAGAIPLLLVLVAQMRSGDMSKQKSPRAELAEALLHSTSPMVLATAMDGSFTYLNPSAERVLGMRASDLIGRAKMMEIFAPGEMERISQWLRKLHPDAASGPVVPSDPMRECVNYVLQFPPSQLRGIDLQLRRNDGNTFPATLYLSAIRGTDGKPSGILAVALDQTLSHRQERALRESRERYRDLFENANEMIATLNPAGQFVYVNPVWKSCFGLGDSDFNKLESLEMVFSEDCRSEVGRLFRLAMEGETVEREPVRTHTLDGRVLDLELSLSRRQKGDNPLAIRCLLRDITPQKQRERRLALQLVVSQIVGQSTSPEVASMRILESVCLSQGWDAAILWTVNEEEERLQFYSAWGAPGKKSEALIQESMGQSIGKGPELPGRVWVQGRPVWMEDLAATLAAGPAAVRLQAALRHGLVTGWAIPVRVGNNLIAVLEFYCHQRHREERETMATLETVSSSLGQMLARSREQGRVEELHRTQEILLDTIEDGICGADRNGLASLVNPAAGRLLGASPAELTGASVHDLLHGSMPGGSRCGDDCVLLRALTRKLSASAEITVYRRDGKSFPAEFSLTPILEQGRYTGSVLSFRDISQRYALDRMKDEFVSTVSHELRTPLTSIRGALGLLSAGLLGTVSDKAANLLRIALSNSDRLVRLINDILDLERIQSGREPLTFRPIALSEIVRQAIDGMQPVADAANVQLIHDSNVVQVSADPDRMLQVITNLLSNAVKFSPEGATVSVTLREGSNSMTLSVIDQGRGIPADKLDSIFDRFQQVDASDSRQKGGSGLGLAICRTIVQQHGGRIWAERNNVRGSTFRVVLPLQPHVTSTPTATPIDEPDRGRVLLADANLSTRPLVANQLRRQGYRVVETGTVEETLAALSTGVDSEHPDGVQGGIEAILVDISLDGLNGWEILPRLRMEPSAAGVPIVLLSVDHPNPSLPIPTGADGWVSQSPNDETLLNELARVLSSPGEKARILVVEDDVDLARVIGAVFAKDGIDVMLVHTRQAALDACVSFLPQLLVLDLSLPDGDGFNVVDWLRQHEDLAHLPLVVYSAREIPPAERSQLQLGPTHFLTKAKVQPQQLESLVLTMLRRSRQMEESLCLVPPSNPDQPRGSATD
- a CDS encoding tetratricopeptide repeat protein; translated protein: MGGILAAAGENQLALEIFWNAVALHLGDPMFLVNLANILIKEDQYELAREQLERALSLDSNFRPAHAGLAFLLPRLGEPGMATRHGRIAFQGRCLVGSQYRGDATPITVLELISTRGGNVRIQNFLSGQIFQRYLVTAEFYDTNTPLPPHQLVVNAIGDADAAGAALAGASALLAHTTAPVINPPGAVLATGRAAVARQLATIPGIVTARTASVHRDLLTGPDALVSLVEMGFAFPLLLRSPGFHGGEHFLRLETGAELPAALDALP